The proteins below are encoded in one region of Coffea arabica cultivar ET-39 chromosome 4c, Coffea Arabica ET-39 HiFi, whole genome shotgun sequence:
- the LOC113739120 gene encoding receptor-like cytosolic serine/threonine-protein kinase RBK2, whose translation MHGIVDEKTDVFAFGVLLLELITGRRALDYSQQSLVLWAKPQLKKSRIRELVDPSLAEYDRIEMNLMVLAASLCVQESAIRRPRMSQVLLLLRGSCGGQCVKWREGGRSCALFV comes from the exons ATGCACGGCATAGTGGATGAAAAGACTGACGTGTTTGCCTTCGGTGTGCTGCTGCTGGAACTCATCACCGGACGTAGGGCTCTGGATTACTCGCAACAAAGCCTTGTGTTGTGG GCAAAACCACAGCTGAAGAAGAGCAGAATCAGAGAGCTGGTTGATCCTTCACTTGCTGAATACGATCGAATTGAGATGAACCTGATGGTCTTGGCTGCTTCTTTGTGCGTGCAAGAGTCTGCAATCCGACGTCCTAGAATGAGTCAG GTCTTGCTGCTTCTGAGAGGCAGCTGTGGAGGGCAGTGTGTAAAATGGAGGGAAGGAGGGAGGAGTTGTGCCCTTTTTGTTTAG